Proteins from one candidate division WOR-3 bacterium genomic window:
- a CDS encoding HAD-IIA family hydrolase, giving the protein MIKAVALDLDGVVYSGETALPGAVEAIERLRRLGLQVWFVTNNSARPRVSIAAKLRRFGVAASESEVMTSGYAAGLLLRRLSPGKSARVVVVGSDELRAMIEAQGFEAASEGPAQFLVVGMDLSFNYDRIRAAMEAILGGAVFVACNRDATYPVEGGRLLPGCGPMVAAIECASGRAADHVVGKPSPALLELVAAAGGLSPGEILVVGDTPESDIAAARHFGSPSVLVGDPAATAANVDSDGSQRPDFAVGSLAGVPGILARSPNGRST; this is encoded by the coding sequence TGGTCTACTCCGGGGAAACTGCGCTGCCCGGCGCGGTCGAGGCGATCGAGCGCCTTCGGCGACTCGGATTGCAGGTCTGGTTTGTCACCAACAACTCCGCCCGCCCCCGAGTTTCCATCGCCGCCAAGCTGAGACGGTTCGGGGTGGCAGCGAGTGAATCGGAGGTCATGACCTCCGGGTACGCCGCAGGCCTGTTATTGCGCCGTCTCAGCCCGGGCAAGTCGGCGCGCGTTGTGGTAGTTGGTTCGGATGAGTTGCGAGCGATGATAGAGGCCCAGGGCTTTGAAGCCGCTTCGGAAGGGCCCGCCCAGTTCCTGGTTGTTGGGATGGATCTCTCCTTCAACTACGACCGGATTCGAGCGGCGATGGAAGCAATCCTTGGTGGAGCGGTCTTCGTCGCCTGCAACCGCGATGCGACCTATCCGGTTGAAGGCGGGCGTCTCCTGCCCGGGTGCGGACCGATGGTGGCAGCGATAGAGTGCGCCTCAGGACGCGCGGCGGACCACGTCGTCGGCAAGCCGAGCCCGGCGTTGCTGGAGCTGGTTGCGGCGGCGGGCGGACTGTCGCCCGGGGAGATACTGGTAGTGGGCGACACGCCGGAGAGCGACATAGCGGCCGCCCGCCACTTCGGTTCTCCATCGGTGCTCGTCGGCGACCCGGCCGCCACTGCCGCCAACGTCGACTCCGACGGCTCGCAGCGCCCCGATTTCGCGGTCGGGTCGCTTGCCGGGGTCCCCGGGATTCTGGCGCGATCGCCGAACGGGAGGTCAACATGA
- a CDS encoding glycosyltransferase family 2 protein: MKLISIVTACFNEEENVREVCEQVREVMAGLPGYDYEHIFIDNASKDRTVAILRELANEDRRVKVIVNARNFGHIRSPCHAILQARGDAVISIVADLQDPPGMIADFVRKWEEGYRVVMGIKEGSQESVLMFALRRLYYRTLRRLSDVELVEHFTGFGLYDRQVIDILRSLGDPYPYFRGLIADIGFEIAKVAYVQPGRKRGITKNNFYTLYDMAMLGLTTYSKVPLRLATMLGFASAALSLLVALFYLGYKLVFWKSFELGLAPLVVGIFFFSSVQLFFLGIVGEYVGSIHTYVRHMPLVVEKERINFD; this comes from the coding sequence ATGAAGCTCATCTCCATTGTCACCGCCTGCTTCAACGAAGAGGAGAATGTCCGCGAGGTATGCGAGCAGGTGCGCGAGGTCATGGCCGGCCTCCCCGGCTATGACTACGAACACATCTTCATCGACAATGCCTCCAAGGACCGGACGGTTGCCATCCTCAGGGAGTTGGCGAATGAAGACAGGCGGGTGAAGGTGATCGTCAATGCCCGCAACTTCGGGCACATCCGTTCGCCCTGCCACGCCATACTGCAGGCGCGGGGCGACGCGGTCATAAGCATCGTCGCCGACCTGCAGGACCCGCCGGGAATGATTGCGGACTTTGTCCGTAAGTGGGAAGAGGGCTACAGAGTCGTGATGGGTATCAAGGAGGGAAGCCAGGAGTCCGTGCTGATGTTCGCTCTGCGCCGGCTCTACTACCGGACGCTGCGTCGGCTCTCCGACGTTGAACTGGTCGAGCACTTCACCGGCTTCGGGCTCTACGACCGGCAGGTAATTGACATCCTCCGGAGTCTGGGCGACCCGTATCCCTACTTCCGCGGCCTGATTGCGGACATCGGCTTCGAGATTGCCAAGGTCGCGTATGTCCAGCCCGGTCGCAAGCGGGGAATCACCAAGAACAACTTCTACACGCTCTACGACATGGCCATGCTCGGCCTCACTACCTACAGCAAGGTGCCGCTGCGGCTGGCGACGATGTTGGGTTTCGCCTCCGCCGCGCTCAGTCTGCTCGTGGCGCTCTTCTACCTCGGGTACAAGTTGGTGTTCTGGAAGAGCTTTGAGCTCGGGCTGGCGCCGCTCGTGGTCGGCATCTTTTTCTTCTCGTCGGTCCAGCTCTTCTTCCTCGGCATCGTCGGCGAGTACGTCGGCTCCATCCACACCTACGTCCGCCACATGCCGCTGGTCGTCGAGAAGGAGCGCATCAACTTCGACTAA